A window of the Haloquadratum walsbyi C23 genome harbors these coding sequences:
- a CDS encoding AIM24 family protein produces MDIDQFTTEHSSTETAEMFELENSYTLDIDITGTVMAKAGSMVAYKGNLSFTGQSSAEGGITGFLKEAASGEGTPVMTVEGDGQLYLADQQKKVQLLKLDADEAITVNGEDVLAFENDVSFKIDTIDSLAGSLAGGLTNVYLQGPGYIAITTHGDPIVLDRPVSTDPSATVAWGGTDPSIEVNKNLSDMVGQESGERLQMDFDSSDGFVVVQPYEELA; encoded by the coding sequence ATGGATATTGATCAGTTCACTACTGAGCATAGCTCAACTGAGACTGCCGAAATGTTTGAACTTGAGAACTCGTATACGCTTGATATTGATATTACTGGGACTGTCATGGCAAAAGCTGGCTCGATGGTCGCTTACAAGGGGAACCTTTCATTCACTGGTCAGTCCTCAGCTGAAGGTGGGATCACGGGATTTCTTAAGGAAGCTGCGAGCGGCGAGGGCACACCGGTGATGACGGTTGAGGGAGATGGACAGCTATACCTTGCCGATCAGCAAAAAAAGGTTCAATTGCTGAAACTCGATGCTGATGAGGCAATCACCGTTAATGGTGAAGATGTTCTTGCATTCGAGAATGATGTATCCTTCAAAATTGACACAATCGATAGCCTTGCAGGCTCACTCGCTGGTGGTCTCACCAATGTATATCTCCAGGGTCCCGGATATATCGCAATCACCACTCATGGTGATCCAATTGTGTTAGATCGCCCCGTTTCGACCGACCCAAGCGCGACGGTCGCCTGGGGTGGCACCGACCCATCTATTGAGGTGAATAAGAATCTATCTGATATGGTTGGTCAAGAGTCGGGTGAGCGGTTACAGATGGACTTTGACAGCTCTGATGGCTTCGTCGTTGTCCAACCATACGAAGAACTTGCATAG
- a CDS encoding DUF6498-containing protein — translation MIQSDAPTRVAKAILANFVVFVGVVVLEWSVGALLFVYWVEAAVVTVRGAVQGLFAQRQPEDTALTSLPGQSWDEKRGGVSFGPFPPVYPRNIHVVLSGLFAMLIFWPIAGSIVVVAVESSSGGIPVGSLALAVFGVIASHVIGIGEYFWTTQYADWSVRSAMSGSYVLGVFVLGIGGLYALDAIGQTAPVGILIVATTVKLLVDLSRGALGFGLGSSLSPADWADESVERQVPDGDPIAVFETDRRSLLIRAPGLTPLILIAPPYAILPLFAGVIGLFVSTQAGVVTLSAATALVAGGRVIGVDVERGHLEYQVYPHQIVAYDTLLETPQWTVQRKTIENIAINSSIYDLIRPGAPTVIISTYGDDRRLYALACPRGLVNIMRDEDR, via the coding sequence GTGATTCAATCTGATGCTCCGACACGCGTTGCGAAGGCTATCTTAGCCAATTTCGTCGTTTTTGTCGGCGTTGTCGTACTTGAGTGGTCAGTTGGTGCATTATTATTTGTCTATTGGGTAGAGGCAGCCGTCGTTACGGTCCGAGGAGCAGTTCAAGGCTTATTTGCACAGCGTCAACCAGAGGATACTGCACTCACATCTCTCCCTGGGCAGTCGTGGGATGAAAAACGCGGTGGTGTCTCGTTTGGACCATTTCCACCGGTCTATCCCCGCAATATCCACGTTGTCCTCAGCGGACTCTTTGCGATGCTTATTTTCTGGCCAATCGCTGGTTCCATTGTAGTTGTTGCTGTCGAGTCCAGTTCTGGGGGAATCCCCGTCGGGAGTCTTGCGCTCGCAGTGTTCGGTGTAATCGCCAGCCATGTCATCGGGATTGGCGAGTATTTTTGGACCACACAGTACGCCGATTGGTCCGTTCGGTCAGCAATGTCCGGAAGCTATGTGCTTGGTGTATTTGTCCTCGGGATTGGTGGGCTCTACGCGCTCGACGCGATTGGGCAGACTGCGCCGGTGGGAATATTGATTGTTGCGACCACAGTCAAACTCCTTGTCGATCTCTCTCGAGGTGCACTCGGATTCGGGTTAGGTAGTAGCCTGAGTCCCGCCGACTGGGCAGATGAATCAGTTGAACGGCAGGTGCCAGACGGCGACCCGATTGCAGTGTTCGAAACAGACCGTCGAAGTCTCCTCATCAGAGCGCCGGGATTGACTCCGTTGATTCTGATAGCGCCACCGTATGCCATCCTCCCACTTTTCGCGGGGGTCATTGGGTTGTTCGTCAGTACCCAGGCTGGGGTCGTGACACTCAGCGCTGCGACCGCCTTGGTCGCTGGTGGTCGGGTCATCGGGGTTGACGTAGAGCGTGGGCATTTGGAGTATCAGGTGTACCCGCATCAGATCGTCGCTTACGATACCCTGCTTGAGACGCCACAGTGGACAGTCCAACGGAAGACAATCGAAAATATCGCTATTAACTCGAGTATATATGATCTAATCCGTCCAGGGGCACCAACTGTCATTATATCGACGTATGGGGACGACCGGCGACTCTATGCGCTTGCATGTCCCAGAGGTCTCGTCAATATAATGCGTGATGAGGACCGTTGA
- a CDS encoding IS66-like element ISHwa10 family transposase — protein sequence MVTDKKVEQLLERITHLENRIDELEQENKELKQANQQLRKENKRLRAKLRWYEGPHTPPSKDQSDQEESSSSGVDEDDEQPRTDGGTPGRKSGHDPEWRDAPDPDREIEVTCDCCPDCGEVFDESAGVSPRLVEELPDPQPPEVTQYNRHHYECHSCGAETVASHPDCPDEGQFGVNVIAQAALSRYDHRLPYRKIGDRFEQLHGLELSGASAWHSTERAARAGRCEYEQIRRQIQQAGVVHVDETGIKRDGEQAWIWTFTTEEHTLYAVRESRGSDVPAEVLGEDFAGTVVCDGWTAYPAFSSNLQRCWAHILREAEDAADKQVEGEPIYRALKQLYVALQTRLESDLTVRERAELQLVARRELESLIERSVPDGPVATLLGKIEGGLDHWLTFIGEPAVSPTNNSAENALREPVVLRKIIGTLRNDRGMFVHETLLSLLAPCRQQGRNPYGEFKRVSQDNEMIPRAQTVPAVESSG from the coding sequence ATGGTCACTGATAAGAAGGTGGAGCAACTGCTTGAGCGGATCACTCATCTCGAAAATCGCATTGATGAACTTGAGCAGGAGAATAAAGAGCTCAAGCAAGCAAATCAGCAACTCCGGAAAGAGAACAAGCGTCTCAGAGCCAAGCTTCGGTGGTACGAGGGACCACATACACCACCGAGCAAAGACCAATCGGACCAGGAGGAGTCGTCCTCGTCCGGTGTGGACGAGGACGACGAACAACCACGTACTGACGGTGGCACCCCTGGTCGAAAGTCCGGACATGATCCGGAATGGCGCGACGCTCCTGACCCTGATCGAGAAATCGAGGTTACCTGTGACTGCTGTCCAGACTGTGGTGAAGTGTTCGACGAGTCGGCGGGCGTCAGCCCCCGACTCGTCGAGGAACTCCCGGATCCACAGCCGCCAGAGGTCACACAGTACAACCGCCACCACTACGAGTGTCACTCTTGTGGTGCCGAAACTGTCGCCTCACATCCCGACTGCCCCGATGAGGGGCAGTTCGGGGTGAATGTCATTGCACAGGCGGCGCTCTCTCGGTACGATCACCGCCTTCCCTACCGGAAGATCGGCGATCGCTTCGAACAACTCCACGGACTGGAACTGTCAGGCGCGTCCGCATGGCACTCGACCGAGCGCGCTGCGCGCGCCGGTCGCTGTGAATACGAACAGATTCGCCGTCAGATCCAGCAAGCCGGCGTTGTCCACGTTGACGAGACTGGAATCAAACGCGACGGCGAACAGGCATGGATCTGGACGTTCACCACCGAGGAACACACGCTGTACGCAGTCAGAGAGAGTCGAGGAAGTGATGTTCCCGCGGAAGTCCTCGGCGAGGACTTCGCGGGAACGGTCGTCTGTGATGGGTGGACGGCGTATCCGGCTTTCAGCAGCAACCTCCAGCGGTGTTGGGCGCATATTTTACGGGAGGCTGAAGATGCCGCCGACAAACAGGTGGAAGGCGAACCAATCTACCGTGCCCTCAAGCAGCTGTACGTCGCTCTCCAGACCCGGCTGGAGAGCGACTTGACAGTCCGTGAGCGAGCAGAACTCCAACTTGTGGCGCGGAGAGAGCTTGAATCGCTGATAGAACGGTCAGTCCCTGACGGACCAGTGGCAACACTACTCGGGAAGATCGAAGGGGGTCTCGACCACTGGCTCACCTTCATTGGTGAGCCAGCGGTCTCTCCAACGAATAATTCAGCTGAAAACGCCCTCCGTGAGCCCGTAGTTCTCCGGAAAATCATCGGAACTCTCCGCAATGACCGCGGGATGTTCGTTCACGAAACGTTGCTGTCCCTGCTGGCGCCATGTCGCCAGCAGGGACGCAATCCTTATGGCGAATTCAAGCGGGTCTCCCAAGATAATGAGATGATTCCACGGGCTCAAACCGTGCCGGCAGTTGAATCATCGGGGTAA
- a CDS encoding sulfite exporter TauE/SafE family protein: protein MIVALEGPIVAAMALVMLVAGTTNGLAGFGFALVGTMALATVIDPATAVVFMIIPILAVNLSLVRELSRDELQNCSRRFSPLIAAALVGTVVGMAVLDSIPTAPLRVGLGALTLGFVVTAQQRIPLPKWSMGGSRNITHTRIGMVGVGGVSGLLFGGTNVGVQLIAYLRSFELSHGLFVGVVALVFLGLNGIRIGVASLLGLYPNQALLLVSIAAAVPAAIGVTIGKRLRVTASERSRRLVVLGLLTVIGFRLVSGGLELI from the coding sequence GTCGCAGCAATGGCGCTTGTTATGCTTGTTGCCGGAACGACAAATGGACTTGCTGGCTTTGGGTTTGCCCTTGTCGGGACGATGGCACTCGCAACGGTAATCGATCCAGCAACGGCAGTTGTCTTCATGATTATCCCGATTCTTGCTGTAAATCTCTCGCTGGTCCGTGAACTCTCCCGAGATGAGCTTCAAAATTGTAGTCGACGGTTTAGTCCACTCATTGCTGCAGCACTAGTCGGAACAGTTGTTGGGATGGCAGTCCTCGATAGCATCCCGACCGCTCCATTGCGCGTTGGTCTCGGGGCTCTGACACTTGGATTCGTTGTGACCGCTCAACAGCGTATTCCTCTTCCAAAATGGTCAATGGGTGGGAGCAGAAATATTACTCATACGCGAATTGGAATGGTTGGTGTGGGTGGGGTTTCCGGACTGCTGTTTGGCGGAACGAATGTTGGTGTGCAACTCATTGCGTATCTTCGAAGTTTTGAGCTTTCTCATGGACTCTTTGTTGGTGTCGTTGCACTCGTATTCCTGGGATTGAACGGGATTCGTATTGGTGTGGCGAGTCTCCTTGGACTATATCCGAATCAAGCGCTTCTACTCGTGTCCATTGCCGCTGCCGTCCCAGCCGCGATTGGAGTCACTATCGGGAAGCGTCTCCGAGTTACTGCTAGTGAGCGTTCTCGCAGACTTGTCGTCTTAGGACTTCTCACCGTGATCGGATTTCGTCTGGTCAGCGGTGGATTGGAACTAATATAA